The following are encoded in a window of Carya illinoinensis cultivar Pawnee chromosome 15, C.illinoinensisPawnee_v1, whole genome shotgun sequence genomic DNA:
- the LOC122297730 gene encoding VQ motif-containing protein 20-like, translating to MSSTVHFHAKTENGLCCPPPLKLNKDSHIIKKSSPASSSSTTSRTAPQQQQRHGPVIIYTHSPKIIHTHPKDFMSLVQKLTGLSRAEEDEGVVLRRRQCNKSSETGGSNGAASTTTTEEEEDSMKSARILLGNDDTESSSVITEENCSNVVGEGNVSQVNSYFLPPMFEPPSNPYMADIPVFTPNSAEFLPCNQPFYGCTDSIFYMPNNMTRANDFKDY from the coding sequence ATGAGCTCAACAGTGCATTTTCATGCAAAGACGGAGAATGGATTGTGCTGCCCACCGCCATTGAAGCTTAACAAGGATTCCCATATCATCAAGAAGTCGTCGCCGGCGTCGTCCTCTTCCACCACCTCTCGCACGGCGCCCCAACAACAGCAACGTCACGGCCCGGTCATAATCTACACGCATTCCCCAAAGATCATTCACACGCACCCCAAAGACTTCATGTCACTGGTGCAGAAACTCACCGGGTTGTCGCGCGCAGAGGAGGACGAAGGTGTTGTCTTGCGTCGTCGCCAATGTAATAAATCCTCCGAAACAGGTGGTTCTAATGGTGCTGCTTCGACAACGACGACGGAGGAAGAGGAGGACAGCATGAAGAGCGCGAGGATCCTGTTGGGAAATGATGACACCGAGTCATCGTCGGTGATCACCGAAGAGAACTGCAGCAACGTCGTCGGCGAGGGGAATGTCAGCCAAGTGAATTCATACTTTTTGCCGCCGATGTTTGAGCCTCCGTCGAACCCATACATGGCCGATATACCGGTATTTACGCCGAATTCGGCCGAGTTTTTGCCTTGCAACCAGCCATTTTATGGTTGCACCGATTCTATCTTTTACATGCCTAACAATATGACTAGGGCGAATGATTTCAAGGACTACTAA
- the LOC122296398 gene encoding uncharacterized protein LOC122296398 isoform X2 produces MVSGMLELAAGSKPRNLLEDLVREGSFKWLFGKRCSFNEEFEEMVRSPSAQRNWIPELSPVANLVVRRCSKVLGVPSSELQECFNAEAADFVKHPSMYARNFLEYCSFRTLSLSIQVTGHLADKKFRRLTYDMMLAWEAPAAASQPLLNVNEDISVGGEAFSRIASAVPIIANVIISENLFEVLTKSTGGRLQFSIYDKYLSGLERAIRKMKNQSESSLLSAVRSARGEKILEVDGTVTTQPVLEHVGMSTWPGRLVLTDHALYFEALHIMSYNKAKRYDLADDLKQVVKPEMTGPWGTRLFDKAVSYKSISLSESVVFEFPELKGHTRRDYWLAIIREILYVHRFINKYQINGVEREEALSKAVLGILRIQAVQDIGLAIPLQCETLLVFNLCDQLPGGDLILESFANMSTLRELDQTNNSKASGGIYSVSALDVVSNLGFVFGTSSNNPTEAGLVVGEIAVGEMSSLERAVRESKNNYEKVVLAQTTIDGVKVDGIDTNLALMKELLSPMRELGKFLLSLVIWDDPVKSSVFCLVFSYIICRGWLGYTFALMFIFVAVFMVLTQFCGQGMPIDEVKVMAPPGTNTMEQLLAFQNAISQTEGFIQDVNIVLLKIRALLLCISPQASKKLSVALLTTALILAFIPSKYIVLLIFLETFTRYSPPRTASTERWMRRLREWWFSIPAAPVVLEREKEEKKRK; encoded by the exons ATGGTTAGTGGCATGTTGGAGTTGGCTGCGGGTAGCAAACCCAGAAATTTGCTTGAAGATCTGGTAAGAGAAGGATCATTCAAATGGTTGTTTGGCAAGCGGTGCTCTTTCAATGAAGAATTTGAAGAGATGGTAAGGTCTCCATCTGCTCAGAGGAATTGGATACCGGAGCTTTCTCCTGTTGCAAATCTGGTCGTTCGTAGATGCTCAAA AGTCCTTGGGGTTCCTTCAAGTGAGCTTCAAGAATGCTTCAATGCAGAGGCTGCTGACTTTGTAAAGCATCCATCAATGTATGCAAGGAACTTTTTGGAATACTGCAGTTTCAGGACACTATCTTTGTCAATACAAGTAACAGGTCATCTAGCTGATAAAAAGTTTCGACGCTTAACATATGACATGATGCTAGCTTGGGAGGCTCCAGCTGCTGCCAGCCAACCTTTACTAAAT GTCAATGAGGATATATCTGTTGGGGGGGAGGCCTTCTCACGAATAGCTTCAGCAGTCCCTATTATTGCAAACGTAATCATtagtgaaaatttatttgaagtgCTTACCAAATCAACTGGGGGTCGGCTTCAGTTTTCTATCTATGACAAGTATTTAAGTGGACTAGAAAG AGCtattagaaaaatgaaaaaccaaTCAGAGTCGTCTCTTCTTTCTGCTGTTCGATCAGCAAGAGGAGAAAAGATTCTGGAAGTAGATGGAACAGTCACCACCCAACCTGTTCTTGAACATGTAGGAATGTCTACATGGCCTG GTCGGTTAGTTCTGACAGACCATGCACTTTACTTTGAAGCTCTCCATATTATGTCCTATAACAAGGCAAAAAGATATGATTTAGCAGATGATCTGAAACAAGTTGTTAAACCTGAGATGACTGGACCATGGGGCACCCGACTTTTTGACAAGGCAGTGTCGTATAAATCAATTTCCTT ATCAGAATCAGTGGTATTCGAGTTTCCTGAACTTAAAGGGCATACTCGCCGTGATTATTGGCTAGCAATTATCCGAGAGATTTTATATGTTCATAGATTTATAAATAAGTACCAGATCAATGGAGTTGAACGGGAAGAAGCACTTTCAAAGGCTGTACTTGGTATTCTACGAATACAAGCCGTCCAGGATATTGGTTTAGCTATTCCTCTACAGTGTGAGACCCTTCTTGTGTTCAATCTTTGCGACCAACTTCCAGGTGGAGACCTGATCCTGGAAAGTTTTGCAAATATGTCAACCCTCAGAGAGTTGGACCAGACTAACAATTCTAAGGCTAGTGGTGGAATCTATTCAGTCTCTGCCTTGGACGTGGTTTCTAACTTGGGGTTTGTGTTTGGAACAAGTTCAAATAATCCTACTGAGGCTGGGCTTGTTGTGGGTGAGATAGCTGTGGGAGAGATGAGTTCTTTGGAAAGAGCAGTTAGGgaatctaaaaataattatgaaaaagtgGTGCTAGCACAAACAACAATTGACGGAGTTAAAGTGGATGGCATTGACACTAATTTGGCACTGATGAAG GAGTTACTCTCTCCGATGAGGGAACTCGGGAAATTCCTTCTGTCTCTGGTAATTTGGGATGATCCTGTGAAGTCCTCGGTATTCTGTTTAGTTTTCAGTTATATCATTTGCAG GGGATGGCTAGGTTACACCTTTGCTCTGATGTTCATCTTTGTTGCGGTTTTCATGGTACTCACACAATTTTGTGGCCAAGGAATGCCTATTGATGAGGTTAAGGTGATGGCACCTCCTGGAACAAATACTATGGAGCAGCTTTTGGCTTTTCAAAATGCAATTTCTCAAACTGAAGGGTTCATCCAGGATGTTAACATTGTTCTTCTCAAGATACGGGCCTTGCTGCTGTGCATTTCCCCTCAg GCAAGCAAAAAACTTTCCGTTGCTCTCTTGACCACAGCCTTGATTCTGGCCTTCATACCTAGTAAGTACATAGttcttttgattttcttggaaACTTTTACAAGATATTCACCTCCGAGGACAGCAAGCACGGAGAGATGGATGAGAAGGTTGAGAGAATGGTGGTTCAGCATACCAGCAGCTCCTGTGGTccttgaaagagaaaaagaggagaaaaagaggaAGTGA
- the LOC122296398 gene encoding uncharacterized protein LOC122296398 isoform X1, with amino-acid sequence MVSGMLELAAGSKPRNLLEDLVREGSFKWLFGKRCSFNEEFEEMVRSPSAQRNWIPELSPVANLVVRRCSKVLGVPSSELQECFNAEAADFVKHPSMYARNFLEYCSFRTLSLSIQVTGHLADKKFRRLTYDMMLAWEAPAAASQPLLNVNEDISVGGEAFSRIASAVPIIANVIISENLFEVLTKSTGGRLQFSIYDKYLSGLERAIRKMKNQSESSLLSAVRSARGEKILEVDGTVTTQPVLEHVGMSTWPGRLVLTDHALYFEALHIMSYNKAKRYDLADDLKQVVKPEMTGPWGTRLFDKAVSYKSISLSESVVFEFPELKGHTRRDYWLAIIREILYVHRFINKYQINGVEREEALSKAVLGILRIQAVQDIGLAIPLQCETLLVFNLCDQLPGGDLILESFANMSTLRELDQTNNSKASGGIYSVSALDVVSNLGFVFGTSSNNPTEAGLVVGEIAVGEMSSLERAVRESKNNYEKVVLAQTTIDGVKVDGIDTNLALMKELLSPMRELGKFLLSLVIWDDPVKSSVFCLVFSYIICRGWLGYTFALMFIFVAVFMVLTQFCGQGMPIDEVKVMAPPGTNTMEQLLAFQNAISQTEGFIQDVNIVLLKIRALLLCISPQVSLSSSVLTVFCTEPTLVSQVKPAVSTLPQASKKLSVALLTTALILAFIPSKYIVLLIFLETFTRYSPPRTASTERWMRRLREWWFSIPAAPVVLEREKEEKKRK; translated from the exons ATGGTTAGTGGCATGTTGGAGTTGGCTGCGGGTAGCAAACCCAGAAATTTGCTTGAAGATCTGGTAAGAGAAGGATCATTCAAATGGTTGTTTGGCAAGCGGTGCTCTTTCAATGAAGAATTTGAAGAGATGGTAAGGTCTCCATCTGCTCAGAGGAATTGGATACCGGAGCTTTCTCCTGTTGCAAATCTGGTCGTTCGTAGATGCTCAAA AGTCCTTGGGGTTCCTTCAAGTGAGCTTCAAGAATGCTTCAATGCAGAGGCTGCTGACTTTGTAAAGCATCCATCAATGTATGCAAGGAACTTTTTGGAATACTGCAGTTTCAGGACACTATCTTTGTCAATACAAGTAACAGGTCATCTAGCTGATAAAAAGTTTCGACGCTTAACATATGACATGATGCTAGCTTGGGAGGCTCCAGCTGCTGCCAGCCAACCTTTACTAAAT GTCAATGAGGATATATCTGTTGGGGGGGAGGCCTTCTCACGAATAGCTTCAGCAGTCCCTATTATTGCAAACGTAATCATtagtgaaaatttatttgaagtgCTTACCAAATCAACTGGGGGTCGGCTTCAGTTTTCTATCTATGACAAGTATTTAAGTGGACTAGAAAG AGCtattagaaaaatgaaaaaccaaTCAGAGTCGTCTCTTCTTTCTGCTGTTCGATCAGCAAGAGGAGAAAAGATTCTGGAAGTAGATGGAACAGTCACCACCCAACCTGTTCTTGAACATGTAGGAATGTCTACATGGCCTG GTCGGTTAGTTCTGACAGACCATGCACTTTACTTTGAAGCTCTCCATATTATGTCCTATAACAAGGCAAAAAGATATGATTTAGCAGATGATCTGAAACAAGTTGTTAAACCTGAGATGACTGGACCATGGGGCACCCGACTTTTTGACAAGGCAGTGTCGTATAAATCAATTTCCTT ATCAGAATCAGTGGTATTCGAGTTTCCTGAACTTAAAGGGCATACTCGCCGTGATTATTGGCTAGCAATTATCCGAGAGATTTTATATGTTCATAGATTTATAAATAAGTACCAGATCAATGGAGTTGAACGGGAAGAAGCACTTTCAAAGGCTGTACTTGGTATTCTACGAATACAAGCCGTCCAGGATATTGGTTTAGCTATTCCTCTACAGTGTGAGACCCTTCTTGTGTTCAATCTTTGCGACCAACTTCCAGGTGGAGACCTGATCCTGGAAAGTTTTGCAAATATGTCAACCCTCAGAGAGTTGGACCAGACTAACAATTCTAAGGCTAGTGGTGGAATCTATTCAGTCTCTGCCTTGGACGTGGTTTCTAACTTGGGGTTTGTGTTTGGAACAAGTTCAAATAATCCTACTGAGGCTGGGCTTGTTGTGGGTGAGATAGCTGTGGGAGAGATGAGTTCTTTGGAAAGAGCAGTTAGGgaatctaaaaataattatgaaaaagtgGTGCTAGCACAAACAACAATTGACGGAGTTAAAGTGGATGGCATTGACACTAATTTGGCACTGATGAAG GAGTTACTCTCTCCGATGAGGGAACTCGGGAAATTCCTTCTGTCTCTGGTAATTTGGGATGATCCTGTGAAGTCCTCGGTATTCTGTTTAGTTTTCAGTTATATCATTTGCAG GGGATGGCTAGGTTACACCTTTGCTCTGATGTTCATCTTTGTTGCGGTTTTCATGGTACTCACACAATTTTGTGGCCAAGGAATGCCTATTGATGAGGTTAAGGTGATGGCACCTCCTGGAACAAATACTATGGAGCAGCTTTTGGCTTTTCAAAATGCAATTTCTCAAACTGAAGGGTTCATCCAGGATGTTAACATTGTTCTTCTCAAGATACGGGCCTTGCTGCTGTGCATTTCCCCTCAggtttctctttcttcctctgTCCTTACTGTCTTTTGCACAGAACCCACTTTAGTCTCGCAAGTCAAACCTGCAGTGTCCACTTTGCCTCAG GCAAGCAAAAAACTTTCCGTTGCTCTCTTGACCACAGCCTTGATTCTGGCCTTCATACCTAGTAAGTACATAGttcttttgattttcttggaaACTTTTACAAGATATTCACCTCCGAGGACAGCAAGCACGGAGAGATGGATGAGAAGGTTGAGAGAATGGTGGTTCAGCATACCAGCAGCTCCTGTGGTccttgaaagagaaaaagaggagaaaaagaggaAGTGA